A genomic region of Mus musculus strain C57BL/6J chromosome 7, GRCm38.p6 C57BL/6J contains the following coding sequences:
- the Gm6882 gene encoding sperm motility kinase X-like has translation MMEQDLKMMEQDLKMMEQDLKACYSIEENFDINYKMLNTLGEGNFSVVKRAFHVPTSTSVAVKILQNTKEYTSPICREARIMKSLSHPNIIKLFHVVQRRETTYLVMEYASEGELLDRIINVGSLEESETRRLFAQIVHAVQYCHDHHIVHRDIKASNILIDCRGNAKLCDFGLAAEVIPGQKLAGFCGTLPYCAPEHLQAEKYEGLPVDIWSLGVLLFLMVSGNLPFQGRSFVDLKQEIISANFSIPSHVSIDISNVIIELLMINPSRRPTIHQIMRHPMIRGSEACLPPTSTQTFPGTPSHSIVRTMTVIT, from the coding sequence ATGATGGAGCAGGATCTGAAGATGATGGAGCAGGATCTGAAGATGATGGAGCAGGATCTGAAGGCCTGCTACTCAATTGAAGAGAACTTCGACATTAACTATAAGATGCTGAACACACTGGGTGAAGGAAACTTTTCAGTGGTGAAACGGGCCTTCCATGTCCCCACAAGTACCTCTGTGGCTGTAAAAATTCTCCAAAACACCAAGGAGTACACCTCACCCATCTGCAGGGAAGCCAGGATTATGAAATCACTTAGCCATCCTAACATTATCAAGCTGTTTCATGTGGTCCAGAGAAGAGAGACTACCTACCTGGTGATGGAGTATGCCTCAGAGGGAGAGCTACTAGATCGCATCATCAACGTGGGGTCTTTAGAGGAGAGCGAGACTCGAAGGCTGTTTGCCCAGATAGTACATGCAGTGCAGTACTGCCATGACCATCACATTGTCCATAGAGACATAAAGGCCAGCAACATTTTGATCGACTGCAGGGGAAATGCCAAGCTGTGTGATTTTGGCTTGGCTGCTGAAGTGATTCCTGGACAAAAGCTGGCAGGTTTCTGTGGCACACTGCCCTACTGTGCCCCGGAACACTTGCAAGCAGAGAAATATGAGGGCCTCCCTGTAGATATCTGGAGTTTAGGGGTCCTCCTGTTCCTCATGGTATCTGGGAACTTGCCTTTCCAAGGCAGGTCTTTTGTGGACTTGAAGCAGGAGATCATCTCTGCAAACTTCAGCATCCCTTCCCATGTTTCCATTGACATTTCCAATGTCATCATTGAACTGCTGATGATCAATCCCAGCAGGAGGCCCACCATCCACCAAATCATGAGGCACCCCATGATCAGGGGCAGTGAGGCATGTTTACCACCTACTTCCACACAGACTTTCCCAGGCACCCCAAGCCACAGCATTGTCAGGACCATGACAGTCATCACATAG